A stretch of the Microcella sp. genome encodes the following:
- a CDS encoding methyltransferase domain-containing protein, with protein sequence MATAGFSAYLPGPPDVELEFLGETGHLAVRCIVPAPRHPLPVVPTDTEGRDWRDAAREAIEAAPPGRVLALGVRTGRAEDDRSLREKFPNREVIGVDIHPGIGVDLVADVHELDLAAGVASAAIVYSGSLLEHVAAPWLVARACATVLVPGGYALHHAPWAWPTHARPNDFWRMSPDGLRQLFTPMLGFEVVETGSSVDVRMQVEPHPFSPDDPRLPLLAFSTTHSAATSWIIARKTTEPPAVTEWPYTGTEVAALAARYPVDGIAVSSD encoded by the coding sequence ATGGCAACCGCGGGCTTCTCGGCCTATTTGCCCGGCCCTCCCGACGTCGAACTCGAGTTCCTGGGCGAGACTGGGCACCTCGCTGTGCGGTGCATCGTTCCCGCACCACGGCATCCGCTGCCGGTTGTACCCACAGACACAGAAGGGCGCGACTGGCGCGATGCCGCCCGCGAAGCGATCGAGGCCGCACCGCCCGGTCGTGTGCTTGCACTCGGAGTGCGCACGGGCCGTGCAGAAGACGATCGTTCCTTGCGCGAGAAGTTCCCGAACCGGGAGGTGATCGGAGTCGACATCCACCCAGGTATCGGGGTCGACCTGGTAGCCGACGTGCACGAACTTGATCTGGCCGCCGGTGTTGCCAGCGCCGCGATCGTCTACTCGGGCAGCCTGCTCGAGCACGTCGCCGCCCCGTGGCTCGTCGCGCGCGCGTGCGCGACCGTTCTCGTGCCCGGGGGATACGCTCTGCACCACGCTCCGTGGGCCTGGCCGACCCACGCGCGGCCGAACGACTTCTGGCGCATGTCTCCTGATGGGCTGCGCCAACTCTTCACGCCGATGCTGGGGTTCGAGGTTGTCGAGACGGGGTCGTCAGTCGACGTGCGCATGCAGGTTGAGCCCCACCCGTTCTCGCCTGACGATCCACGACTGCCTCTGCTCGCCTTCAGCACCACCCACTCCGCCGCGACGAGCTGGATCATCGCTCGCAAGACCACGGAGCCGCCCGCGGTAACAGAGTGGCCGTACACCGGCACCGAGGTGGCTGCTCTGGCGGCTCGGTACCCGGTAGACGGCATCGCAGTGTCTTCGGACTGA
- the uvrB gene encoding excinuclease ABC subunit UvrB, producing MEPTRSVRPFEVVSVYRPSGDQPQAIAELAARINAGETDIVLLGATGTGKSATTAWLIEQVQRPTLVLAHNKTLAAQLATEFRDLMPHNAIEYFVSYYDYYQPEAYVPQTDTFIEKDSSVNAEVERLRHSTTNSLLSRRDVIVVSTVSCIYGLGAAEEYLEAMVALQVGQSIPRDVLIRKFVGMQYQRNDVDFSRGKFRVRGDTIEIIPMYEELAIRIEMFGDEIEALYALHPLTGDVVRALDAVSVFPATHYAASPDTMQRAIVSIREELEPRLAELERQGKLLEAQRLRMRTTFDLEMMEQIGFCNGIENYSRHIDGRAPGEPPNCLLDYFPDDFLVVIDESHVTVPQIGAMYEGDASRKRTLVEHGFRLPSALDNRPLRWEEFLERTGQKVYLSATPGKYELGITDSIVEQIIRPTGLVDPQIVVKPSKGQIDDLLEQIRQRTERDERVLVTTLTKKMAEELTDFLTDAGVRVRYLHSDVDTLRRVELLSELRQGVYDVLVGINLLREGLDLPEVSLVAILDADKEGFLRSSTSLIQTIGRAARNVSGEVHMYADVVTPSMAQAIDETTRRRERQVAYNLENGIDPTPLRKKIADITDQLAREGADTAELLASRRAAAGGGKKSPTPGLRREGRGAEGAAELESIIADLTAQMLTAAEELKFELAARLRDEVQDLKKDLRGMVEAGHVR from the coding sequence ATGGAACCCACTCGCTCGGTGCGGCCGTTCGAAGTCGTGAGCGTCTACCGTCCGAGCGGCGATCAACCACAGGCCATCGCTGAGCTCGCCGCGCGCATCAACGCGGGAGAGACCGACATCGTGCTGCTCGGCGCGACGGGCACCGGAAAGTCGGCGACGACGGCCTGGCTGATCGAGCAGGTGCAGCGCCCGACACTCGTGCTCGCGCACAACAAGACGCTCGCTGCGCAGCTCGCGACCGAGTTCCGCGATCTCATGCCGCACAACGCGATCGAGTACTTCGTCTCGTACTACGACTACTACCAGCCCGAGGCGTACGTGCCGCAGACCGATACCTTCATCGAGAAAGACAGCTCGGTCAACGCCGAAGTAGAGCGGCTACGCCATTCGACGACGAACTCACTGCTCAGCCGTCGAGACGTCATCGTGGTCTCAACCGTCTCGTGCATCTACGGCCTCGGCGCGGCAGAAGAGTACCTCGAGGCCATGGTCGCCCTGCAGGTGGGGCAGAGCATTCCCCGTGACGTGCTCATTCGCAAGTTCGTGGGCATGCAGTACCAGCGCAACGATGTTGACTTCTCGCGCGGCAAGTTCCGGGTGCGCGGCGACACTATCGAGATCATCCCGATGTACGAAGAGCTCGCGATACGCATCGAGATGTTCGGCGACGAGATCGAGGCTCTCTACGCTCTGCACCCGCTCACGGGCGACGTTGTGCGTGCGCTCGATGCTGTCTCGGTGTTCCCGGCGACGCACTACGCCGCCTCGCCCGACACCATGCAGCGTGCGATCGTGTCGATCAGAGAAGAGCTTGAGCCGAGGCTTGCCGAGCTCGAACGGCAGGGAAAGCTGCTCGAGGCTCAGCGCCTGCGCATGCGCACGACCTTCGACCTCGAGATGATGGAACAGATCGGCTTCTGCAACGGCATCGAGAACTACTCGCGCCACATTGACGGCCGGGCGCCAGGCGAACCGCCGAACTGCCTGCTCGATTATTTTCCCGATGACTTCCTCGTCGTGATCGATGAGAGCCACGTCACGGTGCCGCAGATCGGCGCAATGTACGAGGGCGATGCCTCGCGCAAGCGCACGCTCGTCGAGCACGGCTTCCGACTGCCGAGTGCGCTCGACAACCGTCCGTTGCGGTGGGAAGAATTTCTCGAGCGCACGGGCCAGAAGGTCTACCTCTCGGCCACGCCCGGCAAGTACGAGCTCGGCATCACCGACTCGATCGTCGAGCAGATTATCCGGCCGACCGGCCTCGTCGACCCGCAGATCGTCGTCAAGCCGAGCAAGGGCCAGATCGACGATTTGCTCGAACAGATCCGCCAGCGCACTGAGCGTGACGAGCGCGTGCTCGTGACGACCCTCACCAAAAAGATGGCCGAAGAGCTCACCGACTTCTTGACCGACGCCGGTGTGCGCGTGCGCTATCTGCACTCCGATGTCGACACCCTGCGCCGCGTTGAGCTGTTGAGCGAGCTGCGTCAGGGTGTCTACGACGTGCTCGTCGGCATCAACCTGTTGCGCGAGGGTCTCGATCTGCCCGAAGTGTCTCTCGTGGCCATTCTCGACGCCGACAAAGAAGGCTTTTTGAGATCGTCGACCTCGCTCATCCAGACCATCGGCCGCGCGGCCCGTAACGTGTCAGGCGAGGTGCACATGTACGCCGACGTCGTCACGCCCTCGATGGCGCAAGCGATCGACGAGACGACGAGGCGTCGTGAGCGGCAGGTCGCCTACAACCTCGAGAACGGCATCGACCCGACGCCGCTGCGCAAGAAGATTGCCGACATCACCGACCAACTCGCGCGCGAAGGCGCCGACACGGCCGAACTGCTCGCGAGCCGGCGCGCCGCGGCTGGTGGCGGCAAAAAGTCGCCGACTCCGGGGCTGCGGCGCGAGGGGCGCGGCGCAGAGGGGGCGGCCGAGCTCGAGTCGATCATCGCCGACCTCACGGCCCAGATGCTCACGGCGGCCGAAGAGCTCAAGTTCGAGCTCGCCGCTCGATTGCGCGACGAAGTGCAAGACCTCAAGAAAGATCTGCGTGGCATGGTCGAGGCGGGGCACGTGCGCTGA
- the coaE gene encoding dephospho-CoA kinase has protein sequence MDVIGLTGGIAAGKSTVARRLAQHGAVVIDADELARTAVAPGSPGLAAVRARFGEAVIAPDGSLDRAALGHIVFADGTARCDLNAIVHPEVARLYRERLAEIESAQPDAVVVYDVPLLVEARSADEFALVVVVHAPADVRVERLVALRGVDRASAQRRIDAQATDDERLAVADVVIDTSGTIESTEQQTDALWQQLVARRSGHTAVSDPSS, from the coding sequence GTGGATGTGATCGGGCTCACGGGTGGAATCGCCGCCGGCAAGTCGACAGTGGCGCGCCGCCTCGCTCAACACGGAGCGGTCGTCATCGATGCCGATGAGCTCGCGCGCACAGCGGTCGCACCGGGCTCGCCTGGCCTGGCGGCGGTGCGCGCCCGCTTCGGCGAAGCGGTGATCGCACCCGATGGCTCGCTCGATCGCGCGGCGCTGGGGCACATCGTCTTCGCCGATGGCACTGCACGTTGTGATCTGAACGCGATCGTGCACCCCGAGGTCGCCCGGCTCTACCGCGAACGACTCGCCGAGATCGAGAGCGCGCAGCCCGACGCCGTCGTCGTCTACGACGTGCCCCTGCTCGTCGAGGCCAGGTCGGCCGACGAGTTCGCGCTCGTCGTCGTAGTGCACGCACCCGCCGACGTGCGCGTCGAGCGACTCGTCGCCCTGCGCGGCGTCGACCGAGCATCCGCACAGCGCCGTATCGACGCCCAGGCGACCGATGACGAGCGCCTCGCCGTCGCCGACGTCGTGATCGACACGAGCGGCACGATCGAGAGCACCGAGCAGCAGACGGATGCTCTCTGGCAGCAACTCGTCGCTCGCCGTTCGGGTCACACCGCAGTGTCAGACCCCTCTTCGTAG
- a CDS encoding DUF4126 domain-containing protein, which yields MRASRFPEVSVLELLTGTGLAVAAGLNAYVPLLILGLAGRFLDFIELPTGWAWLQNEWVLLILAVLLVVEIVADKIPAVDSINDWIQSIVRPAAGGIVFGTGSATQTAAVTDPAAFFESNQWVPVVAGIVIALGVHATKMFVRPAANALTAGAAAPVLSTGEDIGAVMFSLFAILIPILVIIALIALVVIVFSIFRRMRRRRQSVAPA from the coding sequence ATGAGGGCCAGTCGCTTCCCGGAGGTCTCTGTGCTCGAACTGCTCACCGGAACTGGGCTCGCCGTCGCCGCGGGCCTCAACGCCTACGTGCCGTTGCTGATTCTCGGCCTCGCAGGCCGTTTCCTCGACTTCATCGAGTTGCCCACGGGCTGGGCCTGGTTGCAGAACGAATGGGTGCTGCTCATTCTCGCGGTGCTGCTGGTGGTCGAGATCGTCGCGGACAAGATTCCGGCCGTCGACTCGATCAATGACTGGATCCAGTCGATCGTGCGCCCGGCGGCGGGCGGCATCGTGTTCGGCACGGGCAGCGCGACGCAGACCGCGGCCGTGACCGACCCTGCTGCGTTCTTCGAGTCGAATCAGTGGGTGCCGGTCGTGGCCGGCATCGTCATCGCCCTGGGCGTGCACGCGACCAAGATGTTCGTGCGCCCCGCGGCGAACGCCCTCACGGCGGGCGCCGCCGCCCCCGTGCTGTCGACAGGCGAAGACATCGGCGCGGTGATGTTCAGTCTGTTCGCGATCCTCATCCCGATTCTCGTGATCATCGCGCTCATCGCACTGGTCGTCATCGTGTTCTCGATTTTCCGCCGCATGCGCAGGCGGCGGCAGTCGGTGGCACCCGCGTAG
- the rpsA gene encoding 30S ribosomal protein S1: MTPVTTKAPQQIAINDIGSAEDFLAAVELTLKFFNDGDLIEGTVVKIDRDEVLLDVGYKTEGVIPSRELSIKHDVDPTEVVAVGDMVEALVLQKEDKEGRLILSKKRAQYERAWGDVEKIKDADGVVTGTVIEVVKGGLIVDIGLRGFLPASLIELRRVRDLTPYLGQEIEAKILELDKNRNNVVLSRRALLEQTQSESRSTFLNNLAKGQVRKGVVSSIVNFGAFVDLGGVDGLVHVSELSWKHIEHASEVVEVGQEVTVEILEVDLERERVSLSLKATQEDPWQVFARTHAIGQVAPGKVTKLVPFGAFVRVADGIEGLVHISELSAKHVELAEQIVSVNDEVFVKVIDIDLERRRISLSLKQANEGVDPESAEFDPAVYGMPTEYDEAGNYKYPEGFDSETQEWKDGFDEQRAKWEQDYAAAQARWEQHKKQVIAALADEDNELPAAAGFTSEAASAGTLADDESLAALREKLSSNS, translated from the coding sequence ATGACCCCCGTAACGACCAAGGCACCTCAGCAGATCGCCATCAATGACATTGGCTCTGCCGAAGACTTTCTGGCCGCGGTCGAACTGACTCTCAAGTTCTTCAACGACGGCGACCTCATCGAAGGAACCGTCGTCAAGATCGACCGCGACGAGGTCCTCCTCGATGTCGGCTACAAGACCGAGGGTGTCATCCCCTCGCGCGAGCTGTCGATCAAGCACGATGTCGACCCGACCGAGGTTGTCGCCGTCGGCGACATGGTCGAGGCCCTCGTCCTCCAGAAGGAAGACAAAGAGGGTCGCCTGATCCTCTCCAAGAAGCGTGCCCAGTACGAGCGCGCATGGGGCGACGTCGAGAAGATCAAAGACGCTGACGGCGTCGTCACCGGCACCGTCATCGAGGTCGTCAAGGGCGGCCTCATCGTCGACATCGGCCTGCGCGGCTTCTTGCCCGCATCGCTCATCGAGCTGCGCCGCGTGCGCGACCTCACTCCGTACCTGGGCCAGGAGATCGAGGCCAAGATCCTCGAGCTCGACAAGAACCGCAACAACGTCGTTCTCTCGCGCCGCGCGCTGCTTGAGCAGACGCAGTCGGAGAGCCGTTCGACCTTCCTCAACAACCTCGCCAAGGGCCAGGTTCGCAAGGGCGTCGTGTCGTCGATCGTCAACTTCGGTGCGTTCGTCGACCTCGGCGGCGTCGACGGCCTGGTGCACGTCTCCGAGCTCAGCTGGAAGCACATCGAGCACGCCAGCGAGGTCGTTGAGGTCGGTCAGGAAGTCACGGTCGAGATTCTCGAAGTCGACCTCGAGCGCGAGCGCGTGTCGCTGTCGCTCAAGGCGACGCAGGAAGACCCGTGGCAGGTCTTCGCTCGTACGCACGCCATCGGCCAGGTTGCCCCGGGCAAGGTCACGAAGCTTGTTCCGTTCGGCGCCTTCGTGCGCGTTGCCGACGGCATCGAGGGCCTCGTGCACATCTCGGAGCTCTCGGCCAAGCACGTCGAGCTCGCCGAGCAGATCGTGTCGGTCAATGACGAGGTCTTCGTCAAGGTCATCGACATCGATCTCGAGCGTCGCCGCATCTCGCTGAGCCTCAAGCAGGCCAACGAGGGCGTCGACCCCGAGAGCGCCGAGTTCGACCCGGCCGTCTACGGTATGCCGACCGAGTACGACGAGGCGGGCAACTACAAGTACCCCGAGGGCTTCGACTCTGAGACGCAGGAGTGGAAAGACGGGTTCGACGAGCAGCGTGCCAAGTGGGAGCAGGACTACGCCGCTGCCCAGGCTCGCTGGGAGCAGCACAAGAAGCAGGTCATCGCGGCCCTCGCCGACGAAGACAACGAGCTGCCCGCCGCTGCCGGCTTCACGAGCGAGGCGGCCTCGGCCGGCACGCTCGCCGACGACGAGTCGCTCGCCGCTCTGCGCGAGAAGCTCTCGAGCAACAGCTAG